Part of the Halobacteriovoraceae bacterium genome is shown below.
GATTTTACAAACATACTTATTCATGAGCTCGGACTAAAGTGGGTTAATGAAGATCTTGGAATATGGAGTTTAAATGGGAAATCACTGCCCTATCCACTTCCACCAATTTTAACCTCTGAAGGCCTAAAAAACTCTATTGAAAACATAGAGTTTTATATGAATGCTCTTGTATGTCCACTTTTGGTTGAATTTCCAGGATTTACTGATGGTGGAGGGTTAATTTTTGGCGAAATGAATGCTTTTAGTTTTTTTGAAAAAGTTGCAAAAGAAACAAATTGCGCAATGACTTTAGATACAGGTCACCTTCTAGGTTATTGGTATGAAGTCAATGGTACATTGAATGGATTTTATAACGCTCTATCAAAACTTCCATTGGATCATTGTTTCGAAATTCATTTATCAGGATCAAAAATCAAGGATAACAGATTCTATGATCTTCATAATGGAGTACTCATTGAGGAACAAATAGGTCTTCTTGGTTGGTTGTTAGAAAATTGTCAAAATGTAAGGGCAGTGAGTTATGAAGATCCTGTTTTTCATCATAATGGTTCTCTTATAGAGGCCTCACGGCCAATGTTATCAAAGGCCAGGAATATGGTTGAGAATTTCAATTGGGAGCAAGTTATATGAACCATTCAGATATTTATCAAATCCTTTATAAGAATTCTCCCTTGTCATTTCCAACTCAAGGATATCATGTCCAAAGTGAATTGAAGAAAGTGAGAAGAAAAATTGCTTCTCGATTCTCAAGACCAAGAGGATTTGACGAAATACTCGGGAAGTTTTTTAAAAAAAGTATTGAGCTTTACGCTAAAAAATTTCAGACAAACCCTTTGGAAGACTTTATCCTTTCAGATTTTTTCGATCAATTTTCTGACATATCATTAATCTCGGATACTTTGCCGATTAGTGAATGTTTTTATCAATTCTTGTCTTCTACCTTAGATACCAATGAAGATATCAAAGAAGAGTACCTAAAATCTTTACTGTACGAACATCATTTCTCACCGAAATCAAAATGGGCAAATACCAAAGAAAAGATACACACTTCCGACAGAGGTTCTCTCTTAATAAGAGAAAATAGAACTGAAGATTATCAGGTCTTTTTATACAAGGGTAATAAAATGAAAAAAATGAATATTAAGGCCAGTGATATTAGTCAAATTGAAAAATGGTATAAAGACGTATGCATGAAATAATATCCATAGAAGAACATGGACAAGTGCTTCCCATTTGGCAAAAACTTGGTTTAAAAAATCAAAAGCTTATAATATTTGATAGACATTTGGACTATAGGCCTATTCACCCGAAAAGAATAAATAATATTTTAAAATGGGAAAAAGACAAAGAATATTACCCTATAAGAAAATTTCATTATCAGGATGACTATACGTTTGCCTGGGGTATTGATGATTTTCTTTATGCTGCTCATAAGCTAAAAATTATTAGCGAAATCTTTTGGATCTATCCTCTAAAAAGTCAAAATCCAAATGAAATAGGAAAAAAACTTTTTCAGTATATGGAATATCTCCCTAATATTGGAGAAGAATTTGTCAAATCATTTAAGTTCACTTCTTATGGGGCCAAGACTCAAATTGAAGGATTAATTATTCATATACTCTCGCCTCAAACACTAGATTTTCTAGATGATGGAAATGAGTATCTTGTAGATTTTGACCTTGATTTTTTTGTGACCAAAAGTGGGACAAAATTATATGAGGTAAAAGAAATTGCATTACTCCTTAATAATTTTAAAAGCAAACTAACATATGCCTCAATATGTTATTCAGTCAGTTCAGGTTTTCTTCCTGAATCTTTTAGATGTTTAAGAGATGATCTCATTATTGAACTAAATTTGAAGAAAGATGTGGAGACTTTCAAAGACGAAACTTTCACCAACATAAAAATTATATCTGAACACCATATCAATCCGTCAGATCAAAAAGCTCTACATTCATTTACTTTGTTGCCTGGAGGGCACTCATATCTGTCACATTTTTATCTACAAAACTCACAAATCGAATCTTGTTTAGATAGTTTAAAAGAATCTAGAAAAAGTGGTGA
Proteins encoded:
- a CDS encoding DUF692 family protein — its product is MYRKNFPNFTSTKMGLGIDLTWGTEKGFITKDGQDEVGEGLRAFLQKNINQYDHFFFSFQPKNYSQLDPSDYIQVYKKLLQLIPKNMPVGLHHTMLNMAGDELYPKQQIVDFTNILIHELGLKWVNEDLGIWSLNGKSLPYPLPPILTSEGLKNSIENIEFYMNALVCPLLVEFPGFTDGGGLIFGEMNAFSFFEKVAKETNCAMTLDTGHLLGYWYEVNGTLNGFYNALSKLPLDHCFEIHLSGSKIKDNRFYDLHNGVLIEEQIGLLGWLLENCQNVRAVSYEDPVFHHNGSLIEASRPMLSKARNMVENFNWEQVI